ATGAGCGACTCAATCTCATTCTCCGTTACGATCAGATCAAGATCGGCCACCTGCGATACCATACGGCGCGTGCGATCCTCGGCCGGGCCGGACGCCTGGAAATAGGTGCGCACCCGGTTCCGCAGATTCTTGGCCTTGCCGATATAGATCGGCTTCCCCTTGGCATTGAGAAAGAGATAAACCCCTGGGTTGGCGGGGAGATTTTGCAGCTTGAGCTGAAGGTCCGGGCTGCGCGCGGTCATACCGTTTGGAACAGAGTCAAGGCTGGGCGGTTCGATCCGCCGGGGGCAACAGAATCCGCCGCGCGCCCACGTAAGAGCGCGCCCAGTACTTCTCGCTCAAATTGCTGATGATCACACCGCTCGACGTGGACACGTGGATGAACTGGTTGAACCCGATATACACGCCGACATGCGAGATACGATCGCGCTCGGTGCGGAAGAAAACGAGGTCCCCGAACTTAAGGCGGCTTCGCGCCACCTCTCTTCCCTGGGTATATTGTTCGGCGGCTGTCCGAGGAAGCTGCGTGCCGTTGAACTGGCGGAAAACGTCGCTAGTGTACTGGCTGCAGTCGAGTCCGGCCTCCCACTTGGAGCGACCAGCGTACGGTTTGCCCAGTTGGCGCTGAAGGATCGAGCCTAACTGAAGATACTCGCGGGTGGTCATGATGCGATCTGCAGATCGCTGTTCCCGAGGAGTGAAGTCTGCTTCGGGGCGATACCGTGGATACGGTTGACAGGCTGAAAG
The Candidatus Zixiibacteriota bacterium genome window above contains:
- a CDS encoding C40 family peptidase, which codes for MAIAMIAVTAILSACQPYPRYRPEADFTPREQRSADRIMTTREYLQLGSILQRQLGKPYAGRSKWEAGLDCSQYTSDVFRQFNGTQLPRTAAEQYTQGREVARSRLKFGDLVFFRTERDRISHVGVYIGFNQFIHVSTSSGVIISNLSEKYWARSYVGARRILLPPADRTAQP